A window of Suncus etruscus isolate mSunEtr1 chromosome 4, mSunEtr1.pri.cur, whole genome shotgun sequence contains these coding sequences:
- the CALHM5 gene encoding calcium homeostasis modulator protein 5 → MEAFQGIIKFFANQKTVIGYSFMALLTVGSERLFSLVAFKCPCSTDNVTYGLVFLFAPAWVLLILGLFVNNGSWKLFTGCCVNPKKIFPSGHSYRFFYVLGQIILSSLVAPMMWLSVALLNGTFYECAMSGTKSERLLGIICKNKPKECWEELYKISCGKTSMTSLDDEELKRTLQAQSQILGWFLICVASFFSLFTTCYARCRSKVSYLQMSFWKTYAQKEKELLENKFLDYANKLSERNLKSFFENKRPDVFPLPTFAAWEAASQLHSFHESRPFYSTLHQVVEEGLELSPEDEETTMILVGSAHSM, encoded by the exons ATGGAGGCTTTTCAGGGGATTATTAAATTCTTTGCTAATCAGAAAACTGTTATTGGTTACAGTTTCATGGCTCTACTGACTGTGGGAAGTGAGCGTCTCTTTTCACTTGTGGCTTTTAAGTGTCCCTGCAGCACAGATAATGTAACCTATGGATTGGTTTTCCTTTTTGCTCCTGCCTGGGTGTTACTGATCTTGGGGCTCTTTGTGAACAACGGGTCATGGAAACTCTTCACTGGCTGCTGTGTGAATCCCAAGAAAATCTTCCCTTCGGGTCACAGCTACCGTTTCTTCTATGTCCTTGGTCAGATCATTCTGAGTTCATTGGTGGCTCCAATGATGTGGCTTTCTGTGGCTTTGCTGAATGGAACTTTTTATGAATGTGCCATGAGTGGGACCAAAAGTGAAAGACTCCTGGGAATAATTTGCAAGAACAAGCCCAAAGAGTGCTGGGAAGAACTTTACAAAATATCTTGTGGCAAAACCAGCATGACAAGTTTGGATGATGAAGAACTGAAACGCACCTTGCAAGCCCAATCTCAG aTTCTAGGATGGTTCCTGATTTGTGTAgcatctttcttctctctgttcaCCACTTGTTATGCTCGCTGCCGATCTAAAGTTAGTTACCTTCAGATGAGTTTTTGGAAGACATATGCACAAAAGGAGAAAGAGCTTTTGGAAAATAAGTTCTTGGACTATGCCAACAAACTGAGTGAGAGAAACCTGAAAAGCTTTTTTGAAAACAAGAGACCGGACGTCTTCCCTTTGCCCACCTTTGCAGCCTGGGAAGCTGCATCACAACTTCATTCTTTCCATGAAAGCCGACCATTCTATAGCACACTTCATCAGGTGGTAGAGGAAGGACTGGAACTTAGCCCTGAAGACGAGGAGACCACAATGATCCTTGTGGGTAGTGCCCACAGCATGTGA
- the TRAPPC3L gene encoding trafficking protein particle complex subunit 3-like protein, producing the protein MSRSTHRKPEYHKINKDLFVLTYGALVAQLCKDYEKDEDVNKYLDKMGYGIGTRLIEDFLARSCVRRCHSHSEIIDIIAQVAFKMYLGITPSVTCNNSSRREFSLILDKNPLVEFVEELPAGRSSLCYCNLLCGIIRGALEMVHLAADVTFLQDKLKGDSVTEIGITFLKKLDEKKYRPKK; encoded by the exons ATGTCTCGTTCTACACACAGAAAACCAGAATACCATAAAATa AATAAAGATCTCTTTGTCCTCACCTATGGAGCTCTGGTTGCACAACTTTGTAAGGATTATGAAAAAGATGaagatgtaaataaatatttagataaaat GGGATATGGTATTGGAACACGTCTGATAGAAGATTTTTTGGCCCGATCCTGTGTAAGAAGATGTCATAGTCATTCAGAAATTATAGACATAATTGCACAG GTTGCTTTCAAGATGTATTTGGGAATTACACCAAGTGTGACTTGCAACAATTCAAGCAGAAGGGAATTTTCCCTGATTCTAGACAAGAATCCTCTGGTGGAATTTGTGGAAGAGCTTCCAGCTGGGCGATCCTCTCTGTGCTACTGCAATTTACTCTGTGGGATTATCAGAGGTGCCCTGGAAATG GTCCATTTAGCTGCTGATGTTACGTTCCTGCAAGACAAATTAAAAGGCGACAGTGTGACAGAAATAGGAATAACATTTCTGAAAAAACTAGatgagaaaaaatacagaccgAAAAAATGA